The Nostoc cf. commune SO-36 genomic sequence TAACGAATGCGGCTTTTACTTGCCCAAGCTTTTCTCCAGATAAGACGCGATAAAACCTTTGCAAACAGTGTTGTTTAAAGTCTGGATGTATAATATCGAAAAGATTCATATTCGCAATTTCAGCTTCGCTATATCCCAAAGTTTCTCGCCATGCACGATTGACATACAAAAAATGGCCAGATGGATTGACAGATTGAATCAAGTCATTAGCATTTTCAAATAAATCACGATATCGTTCTTCGCTTTCTACAAGAGCGTCTTCTGCTTGTTTGCGTTTGATAAATTGGGCAATTTGGCTACCTATAGAACCCATCATTTGTAATAAGTCTTTATCTTTTGGTAGTATGTCCCGATTAAAGAAAACCATCACTCCTAAGATTTCACTATCATCTAAGATCGGGAAGCCAAAAGCTGCATGTAACCCAGCCTCAGCAGCAGGTAGCGATCGCCTTTTATCTCCATCTTCTGTGATATCTTTAATCCATAAGGGCAAACGTCTGATCCAAATTCGACCAGGTAAGCCAATACCAGGTGTATAGGTAGTTTGCCAGGTAATTGCTTTAAACTCTCGGCCAGAAATTAATCGACTTGACCAAATTTCCACACACCTTAATACTGCATTCAGGCTGTCTCCTTGTACGGAAGTGCCAATATACTGGCTTGGTGTCCAAAGTTCGCCTAGATCCCATCCCAAGTTTTGACAAATCGACTGCAAAATTTGGGGAATTCCCTGTTTTACGTTTTGGGATTCTGATAATATGCGAGTGATAGCATACTGGGCACTTGTACGCTGTTCCCGTCGCTGCCAAGCAGTAATATCACGACCAATGTAGACAATATCTTCTAGTTCTTCTGTTTTTTTCGCAATTACCGAACAAGAAAAAGCAATCAACAGCTTCTCTCTATTTTTTGTTCGACAAACTACTTCTAAATTCTGTAAGTTTTGCTTCAAATACAAATGTTGATAAATAGCTTCTATTAATACTTGATCGTTATCAATTA encodes the following:
- a CDS encoding adenylate/guanylate cyclase domain-containing protein, with the translated sequence MEQVITSMADALLVTSNTGKIKKVNRAAQELFGFREEELINQPISLIIDNDQVLIEAIYQHLYLKQNLQNLEVVCRTKNREKLLIAFSCSVIAKKTEELEDIVYIGRDITAWQRREQRTSAQYAITRILSESQNVKQGIPQILQSICQNLGWDLGELWTPSQYIGTSVQGDSLNAVLRCVEIWSSRLISGREFKAITWQTTYTPGIGLPGRIWIRRLPLWIKDITEDGDKRRSLPAAEAGLHAAFGFPILDDSEILGVMVFFNRDILPKDKDLLQMMGSIGSQIAQFIKRKQAEDALVESEERYRDLFENANDLIQSVNPSGHFLYVNRAWRETLGYSEAEIANMNLFDIIHPDFKQHCLQRFYRVLSGEKLGQVKAAFVTKDGQTIFLEGNINCKFVEGHPVATRGIFRNVTQRLAAEKALRHQQEETERLLLNILPAAISKELKEEPASISEEFVDVTVLFADIVGLKEIAASISAIQLVNLLNPILSAFDRLTQQHGLKRIKTINDAYMVVGGLHTRRPDHAQAIALMALDMQTAIALFNTDNNQNFSTHIGIHTGSVAARVIDLKKFTNIWGDTVNIASCIESQGVAGKIQVSEDTYKCLCNEFLFEKQGEIEVKDKGKMTTYLLIGRK